From Daphnia magna isolate NIES linkage group LG2, ASM2063170v1.1, whole genome shotgun sequence:
TTTCAACAATAAAGTCTGTTCGTAAATGATGATTCAACTTGGTCCggattaatatgcaatttggggagaaaaaaatccaaaatatcAAGATCCTGAACAAACGCTCGCAAGACATTAGTatggtaataataataattagtAAACCTGACGGCCGAAACCCTGAATGCATCGAAAGTGCGCTTATacgtaaataataaaaaaaaaatatatgttaCGGGATTTAACGTGACGGTTCGTGTCTTTTCAATTTAAGCTAATTGGAGACCAGTTGAGGTTCGACCCACTGAGCCACTCCTCTGTTGACCAGCTGTCTATTAATGAGCGTTTCCTCTGCCGGATCCATCTGATACAGGTAGACCAGCGGCAAACCTTCCAGACTGTAAGCCATGGCCTGGACCTGGAGCATTCTGTCTCTCGTCAAACTTTCCAATTCGTCGTAAGCTTCCGTCGTCCAACCTTCTACTTCTGTGAAAACATTTCGACAAATATTGTAGgaaattttaattaaataacGCTTCTAATGAATTTTACCTGACACTGGGGCGACATTTGCTAACAGACATTCGATGGCTTGGAAAGGTAGCGTCATGAAGTCTGCACGTATTTGACGTAGAGACGAAGCCGGCACTCTGCTGTAGCCACCGTagtcaacaaaacaaatgtcTACTTCATATTCGTCTTCGCTTTCGGGGATTTCCAATTCTGGATCAAAAACCGCTACCGTGTTTGCAGTGTAATCAACTTCTCCTGTTACTTCTGGTTTTTCATCGTTCTCAGTTACAGCTACACGAGACGCCCTCGGGTAAACGGCTACAACTTTGGCTCTGTACCAGCCGTCCATGGAAGGAGCTGCACAAACCACGCTTGGTTGAATAGGTAGAGGAAGGCCTGGTGTGACGAAATCGTTGTAACACTGTGCCATGCAGTAATCGAGTCGCGCTAGTGATGGGTAAGTCGGGTGAGTTATTTGTTGAACGAAAATATGGTTTGGTGACACGACGGCACTGATCATCACTTCGCAACTCACTTCAGGAGGAAGCAGCAACTACATTCGAtgttttaaaaactataattAAAGAAAACGTACAACAATGAATAGATATTACCTGGATGGAATCGGGCAAAACGGGTTGAATCGCGGCTGTTTCTGGGGCTACGTTTATCTGTGCCATAGTAATATTAGGGTAGCGTTTCGTTGGAAATTTTGCGCGTATTAACACTAGGGCAGCATCAATTTCGTTCTTCGTGCCTAAATTTTCAGGGAACAATGAAGAAGCTAGAATAACTCTAATAACGAAATAAACTTACCTTCAATAGCGCAAAGTTTGTTGCGCCGATCGCGATCTTTTATCACCAAACTTGCACCCGTTTTGGCCTTGATTTGATTAACAAAAGCTCCAAATTTCCCAATCACCAAACCCACCAGAGCATGTGGTATTTCAAATTCGTACACAAACAGTCGTTCAGGAAGGTGGACTAACGTGGCCGTTGGATGATGAGGCGACAACGGTGGTGTAATCACGTCGAAGCGTGACGACACACCATTGGTGTTAGCACAATCCGAGCCGCCTTTGCCACTGTCATTAGAACTCTGTAAAATTGTGAAATTATCAAATCTTGAAAAGCAAATATTAATTCATTTCCTATCTGGACTATTTAAATACCTCGCTGTGTGAATCCGAATGTAAATTTCCTGTCAAGAAGTCAGAAGGGCTGTGATTAGCTGAATCGCGGTCCGGGATCTCAGCTTCTTCACCAGTTAGTGGCGATTTCGCAGGCTGTTGAACCACTTTAAGCTGTTCCATTGTAGAGACAAGCTGCGAAACCGAATTAACAGAACAGTCGATTTCTGCgcctgctgctgctgccatTATAATCTTGTAGatatttttccttctctttcgACTTAAAGTTGCACGTTGTTGGACGTACACTGCACTAAGACCAAGTGTCACTGATGCGATCGCAAAAGCGCAACACTTGAGCTTCAAGCTCCAGTCCATTCAACGATACACTAGCTGAGGGGGAAGGGGTGCTCCAGTACTGTATACATACAAAAGTGGGTTAAAATTGAAACCAAATAATCTTATCAGAGATATGGACTGATTGACCATACAGATAAAACACATTACATTGGTGTAACTCTACACAATGAAgatattaaaaaacaaacgaaaaaacatACAAGCTTTGAAGCAAACCGAAACTTTGTTTTCAAGATGGATGAAACCTCATTCACAACCAACACAATGGCAACCCAAGTACTTATACAGCTTCTTTAACTTAACCAATGCACCAATGGTAACAATGAAACAATCCAAATTAATCATCCACTTGCAAAGGAATAACTGGGAAAAAGATTAAAGTTAACTAATTTATAGAAAGGTTATTAGTGTAAATCATCATGGCCTTGACAGCATGGTTTAAGATGAATTTTATATTTCAGCACAAGAATTATTATTCCAAACTGAGCTTACTAGAGGAATGTTAGAAGAGCTAACGACAAAATAAGTTAACACAAAAAATCATAACTTTTTACCACCGTCCATATGGAAGTTGGAATAACGCTTACTCACACCCCATGCTTTCCAATTGTTTGTTACGAACAaattaatacaaaataaaacatgaaTGCAAGGTTACCTGGAATTCAGAATTTAAAACGTCACTTCTTCAAAAGACTTGAGTTAACCAAAGTGACAACCAATGAATATTCCAATAATCAACTAGACGAGCAGCCCTTTGTAAGGAATCGTTTTACCACGCTGCCACGTGTGTACCAGTCGGCCATTAGACTGACTAGGTGTTGTCGAAACTGAAGGTTTACCTTCTCAGAAAATCATTACatatgtaaaataaataaattaaaattcgAGTCATTAATTATCATTGCCTCCCATTTGATGAAAGTTTTAATAAAACGAATGTATAAAATTCAATATTAGGATTTAGTTTCTGATTTGACCCCCGCAAATTCACGTGGCGATAGGAGCACATCTAGCGTCAAAACAGAAACTACTACGGCAAGCAAAATTCCCCATAAAAGAGGGCCACACAAGACGCGATTTCTATTatttacctttaaaaaaaaaaaaaaaaaaaaaaaaaaaaaaaaaaaaaaaaaaaaaaaaaaaaaaaaaaaaaaaaaaaaaaaaaaaaaaaaaaaaaaaaaaaaaaaaaaaaaaaaaaaaaaaaaaaaaaaaaaaaaaaaaaaaaaaaaaaaaaaaaaaaaaaaaaaaaaaaaaaaaaaaaaaaaaaaaaaaaaaaaaaaaaaaaaaaaaaaaaaaaaaaaaaaaaaaaaaaaaaaaaaaaaaaaaaaaaaaaaaaaaaaaaaaaaaaaaaaaaaaaaaaaaaaaaaaaaaaaaaaaaaaaaaaaaaaaaaaaaaaaaaaaaaaaaaaaaaaaaaaaaaaaaaacattgctgTTTGCGAAGTTGTTAGTCTACTTTTAGAAAGGGTCGCCTTTCTCTCTGAATTACCAACTTTCGTCGAAACGagttttcatttaaaattacGTTTAGATAGGTTatttcataattttgtaaataaATTATAACGTCGTAAGAAACTCTTTATAAATGGTAAATTTTATAGTTAGAGTTGGCATCAGTGATCACTGTGGTGATTTACGTTTATCTTGAGAGACATCTAACGAACGCCCTAAATACAAATGTCCGAAAAATTCCAGGCGGATTACCATTTCTGGCAAATAACGAATAAAACAATCTTGTTAGACcttgaaatattttatttttagttcaTTAGGTCTAAGAAAGGACCTGCAAAGTAGGAGGTCGTTGGGGACAAAGACCTGTCCAATTAGTCTTCTGGCATTTAATACTCCCTTCTTTCCGCCcgtattttccctttttcttctcgcATCGACTTAAGTGACTAAATTAAGATAGTGCAATTAGTTCAGGAGAAGCTTAGAAGCTTAGCACCCCTACTATGACATTGACAGTTTAGAATCCTAGTCTATGAGCCATACAATAAAAGTAATTATTTGTGTACAAACAATCAAAAACGTATTTATTTCTTCTGCGAAAGAACAATCAGTGACCAAGGCGTTGCAAATCTGAGACAAAGATCAACTTGAGAAAGAGGGGA
This genomic window contains:
- the LOC116915395 gene encoding A-kinase anchor protein 1, mitochondrial, with amino-acid sequence MDWSLKLKCCAFAIASVTLGLSAVYVQQRATLSRKRRKNIYKIIMAAAAGAEIDCSVNSVSQLVSTMEQLKVVQQPAKSPLTGEEAEIPDRDSANHSPSDFLTGNLHSDSHSESSNDSGKGGSDCANTNGVSSRFDVITPPLSPHHPTATLVHLPERLFVYEFEIPHALVGLVIGKFGAFVNQIKAKTGASLVIKDRDRRNKLCAIEGTKNEIDAALVLIRAKFPTKRYPNITMAQINVAPETAAIQPVLPDSIQLLLPPEVSCEVMISAVVSPNHIFVQQITHPTYPSLARLDYCMAQCYNDFVTPGLPLPIQPSVVCAAPSMDGWYRAKVVAVYPRASRVAVTENDEKPEVTGEVDYTANTVAVFDPELEIPESEDEYEVDICFVDYGGYSRVPASSLRQIRADFMTLPFQAIECLLANVAPVSEVEGWTTEAYDELESLTRDRMLQVQAMAYSLEGLPLVYLYQMDPAEETLINRQLVNRGVAQWVEPQLVSN